Proteins encoded within one genomic window of Thermoproteales archaeon:
- a CDS encoding ECF transporter S component — MKARYTTVDLALLAVIAAIFGAVFAFAWTPYYAIKAIGGKPVAVLLTYGIWYMAAPLAASLLKKPGAAFLGEALAGLVEALIPQIGGFSSLIYAVFQGLFSELAYASTRYKKFGTLQAVLAGALPSIASILLDILLWGSVYPPEVFAILLFLAAASGAVYGFLAYAIVTKIAKR, encoded by the coding sequence ATGAAAGCTAGATACACAACCGTTGATTTGGCGCTGCTGGCCGTAATAGCAGCTATTTTTGGTGCAGTATTCGCCTTTGCATGGACCCCGTACTACGCTATAAAAGCTATAGGCGGAAAACCTGTAGCTGTTTTGCTCACTTACGGCATATGGTATATGGCAGCTCCATTAGCAGCTTCGCTTCTCAAGAAACCCGGAGCCGCTTTTTTGGGAGAAGCTTTAGCCGGCTTAGTTGAAGCTTTAATACCTCAGATAGGAGGTTTTTCATCGCTGATCTACGCTGTCTTTCAAGGCTTATTCTCGGAATTAGCTTATGCCTCAACAAGATACAAAAAGTTTGGTACTCTTCAAGCGGTTTTAGCGGGAGCTTTACCTTCAATTGCCTCGATACTACTAGATATACTCCTCTGGGGTTCAGTCTATCCGCCGGAAGTTTTTGCGATATTGCTATTTTTAGCAGCCGCAAGCGGTGCAGTTTATGGATTTTTAGCATACGCGATAGTGACCAAAATCGCCAAACGCTAA
- a CDS encoding energy-coupling factor transporter transmembrane protein EcfT: MAFLVKSIEALALLVSINLTAGLIIGIRRFKSLVAAFILSLVGVLVNALIFARGEPLYYLGPIVVRTGAIYGFIEVSLKLGLLLSATLLFTSLTNPRDLLRSLESELGFPKHISFMVSLSLRLLRVFEKDLAEIQLIRKSRGFRATPITLSDWESLISPLLNLGLERGRWIGIAAELRGFSLRKIKKTCLKLGLNDYFLLFLLLIEIVFSTILQLKS; the protein is encoded by the coding sequence ATGGCGTTTCTAGTTAAGAGTATTGAAGCTTTAGCTTTGCTAGTTTCGATAAACTTAACAGCAGGCTTAATTATTGGAATTAGAAGATTCAAGTCTTTAGTCGCTGCATTTATTCTCAGCCTTGTAGGAGTGTTAGTTAATGCGTTGATTTTTGCCAGAGGAGAACCTCTTTACTATTTAGGTCCAATAGTAGTTAGAACAGGAGCTATTTACGGATTTATAGAAGTTTCCCTGAAATTGGGTTTACTGCTGAGCGCTACGCTACTATTTACTTCGTTAACTAATCCGAGAGATTTGTTAAGATCTTTAGAATCTGAGCTAGGATTTCCAAAACATATTTCCTTTATGGTTTCGCTATCCTTGAGATTGCTAAGAGTATTCGAGAAAGATCTGGCTGAAATACAATTAATAAGGAAAAGCAGAGGCTTCAGAGCCACGCCTATAACTCTATCGGATTGGGAATCTCTAATCTCGCCTCTCCTAAATCTAGGCTTAGAACGTGGAAGATGGATCGGGATCGCAGCAGAGCTAAGAGGATTCTCGCTGAGAAAGATTAAAAAAACATGTTTAAAACTCGGTTTAAACGATTATTTTCTTTTATTCTTGCTCCTTATAGAGATCGTATTTTCTACAATTTTACAGTTAAAAAGCTGA
- a CDS encoding carbohydrate kinase family protein, with translation MFDVTVLGSIAVDHIIYIDEIPAWDETRIVNAYMVEAGGSAANVAYILARLGFKAAFHGKVGGDYWGRFSLNSLSNAGVDISGAVVDEKLRTVQAFILVNKDGMKIIFVPAGEGFALSPELKDVKYYLIDDSRAVYIGEVFLEVAEAVAKYAKKIGRKVVYRVLTPYARMGYSKLKRVFPYVDLLVLNSRSWEFLKASGAQIKNILDLGLEYVIVTLGDRGCSIYGEDEVRSISSVKTGKVVDTTGCGDAFTAGLIAKLLKGWTITEAARYGAKIASWAASEIGARKGIDKFISENNL, from the coding sequence ATGTTTGATGTAACTGTTTTAGGATCGATTGCTGTCGATCACATAATTTACATTGACGAAATACCAGCTTGGGATGAAACTAGAATTGTCAACGCTTACATGGTCGAGGCGGGTGGTTCTGCCGCTAATGTGGCTTATATTTTGGCTCGACTTGGCTTTAAAGCAGCTTTTCATGGAAAAGTCGGTGGAGATTATTGGGGTAGGTTTTCGTTAAACTCCTTGAGCAATGCTGGAGTTGATATTTCAGGGGCTGTTGTCGATGAAAAGTTAAGAACAGTCCAAGCTTTTATCCTCGTAAATAAAGATGGTATGAAAATCATATTCGTACCTGCGGGTGAAGGCTTCGCTCTTTCTCCAGAGTTGAAAGACGTGAAGTATTATTTAATTGATGATAGCAGAGCAGTATACATTGGCGAGGTTTTTCTTGAAGTTGCCGAGGCTGTTGCCAAATATGCTAAAAAAATAGGTAGAAAAGTTGTTTACAGGGTTTTAACGCCTTACGCGAGAATGGGCTATAGCAAACTGAAAAGAGTTTTTCCTTATGTTGACTTGTTAGTATTAAACTCGAGAAGCTGGGAGTTTTTAAAAGCATCGGGTGCGCAGATAAAAAATATACTCGATTTAGGCTTGGAGTATGTGATAGTAACGCTAGGCGATAGAGGATGCTCGATATATGGGGAAGATGAAGTAAGGTCTATTTCTTCGGTAAAAACGGGTAAAGTTGTCGATACGACAGGCTGCGGAGACGCTTTTACGGCAGGTTTAATAGCCAAACTTTTAAAAGGTTGGACCATTACAGAGGCAGCTAGATACGGTGCTAAGATCGCGTCTTGGGCTGCTTCTGAAATAGGGGCTAGAAAGGGAATTGACAAGTTTATTTCTGAAAATAATTTATAG